A region of Rhinoraja longicauda isolate Sanriku21f chromosome 1, sRhiLon1.1, whole genome shotgun sequence DNA encodes the following proteins:
- the sowahb gene encoding ankyrin repeat domain-containing protein SOWAHB, with protein sequence MSILQSPGMADSFSQETVLDYLLHHRGKVRNADLTAHFRLFLRDPERQLQNREHFKKYVNSLAVVREEDGVKYVLLRKRYVELIPEEFPGASDAGLGLGLGRADTGEDEGHSYRAGRRDEPADSRVVPQLPSDPAAGVGLHGLGAPKGNDKSRQSPSSSVAPVTSRAVVQAAKDRAKGRDRTSVASLPQPEAREGGDRVSGDQPRGEKHRPAATNKVDEPAAHKSKVQRSGERNRNSTASVLFTGEAARLLNGKGNRGNNLGQPVLVSSTASPILSHAAPPVAKHKGSGKPAHKKLPTCSAEIIPVKPVPEKTSHGSDHDSFGNLVEVTPSQRIEGTMSPPRETTLTNHRVSPSSSKKHSSNAKIWQEQSAGGDAQLPVSSEESIPKTLGKRNDRLHAGNGQLMGNSRHCEGENTSSKNHASPKVTKSNELPHKTQSLSPVKNHHTVCKMTDGNLPLNARDRPESLVQANSLKEQKKEELLKMKERSEESSLVPLDSKEHEWIVKTSAGMFEEACALFSEDPNIGMKKDFISGYTVLHWIAKHGNYQALREFFSCARKQRTKLNVNIKSTCGYTPLHIATMYGQLKVIQYLVNKHANFNIRDHSGKKPWQYLNCDASADVFYMLGAPECRQAKPSQINSTFSAKSISRQKSSPTVSRKTSFSALLKSPHLMQKFMQLNSDNLLAISEEDEKNEN encoded by the coding sequence ATGAGCATTTTGCAAAGTCCAGGCATGGCTGACTCTTTCAGCCAAGAGACTGTGTTGGATTACCTCCTTCACCACCGCGGGAAGGTGAGGAATGCGGATTTGACCGCCCATTTCAGGCTGTTCCTCAGGGACCCCGAGCGGCAGCTGCAGAACCGCGAGCACTTTAAGAAGTATGTCAACTCGCTGGCCGTGGTGAGGGAGGAAGACGGCGTCAAGTACGTCCTCCTGAGGAAGAGATATGTGGAATTGATTCCCGAAGAGTTTCCCGGTGCCAGCGAcgcggggctggggctggggctgggacgTGCAGATACAGGAGAGGACGAGGGGCACAGCTACAGGGCGGGCAGGAGGGACGAGCCTGCGGACAGCAGGGTGGTCCCACAACTACCCAGTGATCCCGCAGCCGGTGTAGGGCTTCACGGGCTTGGGGCACCGAAAGGCAACGACAAGAGTCGCCAGTCTCCCAGTAGTTCAGTGGCTCCGGTCACGTCCCGGGCTGTTGTACAGGCTGCAAAGGACCGGGCTAAAGGTAGAGACCGCACCTCTGTGGCGAGTCTCCCACAACCTGAGGCCAGGGAAGGTGGCGACAGAGTCAGCGGGGACCAACCCCGGGGTGAAAAGCATCGCCCGGCAGCGACCAACAAGGTCGACGAGCCGGCTGCTCACAAGTCAAAAGTGCAGAGGTCTGGAGAACGCAACAGAAACTCTACAGCTTCTGTTTTGTTTACGGGTGAGGCTGCCAGGTTGTTAAACGGCAAAGGCAATCGCGGCAACAATTTGGGTCAACCTGTTTTGGTTTCTTCCACTGCCTCGCCTATCCTTTCTCATGCCGCCCCGCCTGTTGCTAAACATAAAGGGAGTGGGAAACCTGCCCATAAAAAGCTCCCCACCTGCAGTGCTGAGATTATACCTGTAAAACCCGTTCCTGAGAAAACATCGCATGGATCTGACCATGATTCTTTCGGGAATTTGGTGGAAGTCACCCCTTCTCAGAGGATAGAGGGAACGATGTCTCCTCCACGTGAAACAACATTGACCAACCATCGTGTAAGCCCCTCATCATCGAAGAAACACAGCAGCAACGCAAAAATATGGCAAGAACAATCAGCTGGTGGCGACGCTCAGCTACCTGTAAGTTCAGAAGAAAGTATCCCAAAGACGCTGGGGAAACGGAATGATAGACTACATGCTGGAAATGGGCAGCTAATGGGTAACAGTCGGCATTGTGAAGGAGAAAACACATCATCCAAAAACCATGCGTCTCCTAAAGTGACCAAGAGCAACGAGCTTCCTCACAAAACCCAATCATTGTCACCAGTCAAAAATCATCACACTGTTTGTAAAATGACTGATGGGAATTTACCTCTGAACGCAAGGGATCGGCCAGAAAGTTTGGTCCAGGCAAATAGCCTTAAGGAGCAGAAAAAGGAGGAACTGTTAAAAATGAAAGAGCGGTCTGAGGAATCTTCCTTGGTTCCACTCGATTCTAAAGAGCATGAATGGATAGTGAAAACATCTGCGGGCATGTTTGAAGAGGCCTGTGCCTTGTTCTCCGAGGACCCCAACATTGGCATGAAAAAGGATTTTATTTCTGGATATACAGTACTCCACTGGATAGCAAAGCATGGCAACTACCAGGCACTCCGTGAATTCTTTAGTTGTGCAAGGAAACAGAGAACTAAATTAAATGTGAACATCAAATCTACCTGTGGGTACACTCCTCTGCACATAGCCACAATGTATGGACAACTAAAAGTTATTCAATACTTAGTTAACAAACATGCAAATTTTAATATAAGGGACCACAGTGGCAAAAAACCCTGGCAGTACCTTAATTGTGATGCTTCTGCAGATGTGTTCTACATGTTGGGTGCTCCTGAATGTAGGCAAGCAAAGCCTTCACAGATAAACAGTACATTTTCAGCAAAGAGCATCAGTAGACAAAAATCATCTCCTACTGTTAGTAGAAAAACATCATTTTCTGCTCTTCTTAAATCCCCTCATCTAATGCAAAAATTTATGCAGTTGAACTCTGATAATTTGCTTGCAATAAGCGAGGAAGATGAGAAAAATGAaaactga